A single genomic interval of Mucilaginibacter robiniae harbors:
- a CDS encoding cupin domain-containing protein, whose protein sequence is MTHSSLFQQGPEIAWQYAGEGVERQILGYDASVMMVKVRFDADGIGATHSHPHTQVTYIESGVFEMTIGDTTQVLRKGDGYYVPPNTQHGIICLEAGELVDTFSPCREDFLPK, encoded by the coding sequence ATGACTCATAGCAGTTTATTTCAACAGGGACCGGAGATTGCCTGGCAATATGCTGGAGAAGGTGTTGAACGGCAAATATTAGGTTACGATGCCAGCGTAATGATGGTTAAGGTACGCTTTGATGCCGATGGTATAGGAGCCACACACAGCCACCCGCATACACAAGTTACTTACATTGAAAGTGGCGTGTTTGAAATGACTATTGGCGATACAACCCAAGTTTTAAGAAAAGGCGATGGCTACTATGTACCGCCAAATACTCAGCATGGTATTATTTGTCTGGAGGCCGGTGAACTGGTAGATACATTTAGCCCTTGCCGGGAAGATTTTTTACCTAAATAG
- a CDS encoding alginate lyase family protein — protein sequence MGRLIHPLKIQLIGLLACWLVTATATAQYVSLTTNELIRLKTRISQDTAAARLIASFWRQAALALQEQPNPIQKIESQGLLEGDSRKVASLKAVKDGDKVYALALAYRVYGKQDYKLKAVAYLTAWAETNQPTGDPINETKLEPFITGYDLIRPELSIAQRQPIDAWLDHIADGEVHSFSIQPGKGTVINNWNSHRIKIITLIAYTLHSSKYEGIIIPELEKQIGQNLNADGTTLDFIERDAFHYHTYDLEPLLTAAIAIKRATGKNYFMYESDKKASIKKSVDFIIPYMTGEKQHGEFVNSRVEFDRKRAANHEKGYAAGTPFNPQSGVYLLSLASYFNPDYASIIQQVSRKKSKYLNWTLLLSQIKRTN from the coding sequence ATGGGGAGACTTATCCATCCACTAAAAATTCAGCTCATTGGGCTGCTGGCTTGCTGGCTGGTTACAGCAACAGCCACAGCTCAATATGTAAGCTTAACTACCAACGAGCTTATCCGGCTTAAAACCCGCATTAGCCAAGACACGGCAGCAGCACGGTTGATAGCCTCTTTTTGGAGGCAGGCAGCGTTGGCCTTGCAAGAGCAGCCTAACCCGATTCAAAAAATTGAATCGCAGGGATTGCTGGAGGGCGATTCGAGGAAAGTAGCCAGCCTAAAGGCGGTGAAAGATGGTGATAAGGTGTATGCACTGGCTTTAGCCTATCGTGTTTATGGTAAGCAAGATTATAAGCTAAAAGCAGTTGCATATTTAACAGCTTGGGCCGAAACCAACCAGCCCACTGGCGACCCAATTAACGAAACCAAACTGGAACCCTTTATAACTGGGTACGATCTGATACGACCGGAATTATCCATTGCACAAAGGCAGCCTATTGATGCCTGGCTCGACCACATAGCCGATGGTGAAGTGCATAGCTTTTCGATACAGCCAGGTAAAGGCACCGTCATTAACAACTGGAACTCGCACCGCATCAAGATTATCACGCTGATTGCCTATACGCTACACAGCAGCAAGTATGAGGGTATAATTATACCCGAACTGGAAAAGCAGATTGGCCAAAACCTGAATGCCGATGGAACCACTTTGGATTTTATAGAACGTGATGCTTTTCATTACCATACCTACGATTTGGAACCTCTGCTAACTGCAGCTATCGCCATCAAGCGCGCTACAGGTAAAAACTACTTTATGTATGAGTCGGATAAAAAAGCCTCTATCAAAAAGTCGGTTGATTTTATCATTCCTTACATGACTGGTGAAAAACAGCATGGCGAATTTGTAAACAGCCGGGTAGAGTTTGACCGGAAACGGGCTGCCAATCATGAAAAAGGGTATGCCGCCGGTACACCGTTCAATCCGCAATCGGGTGTTTACCTGCTATCCTTAGCCAGCTATTTTAACCCTGATTATGCGAGCATTATTCAGCAGGTATCTAGAAAAAAAAGTAAGTATCTAAACTGGACACTGCTGCTTAGTCAAATTAAAAGAACCAATTAA
- a CDS encoding glycoside hydrolase family 30 protein has product MFKLKHALLATVLTTITASTFSQQKSNAVDSWLTTADNATLFVHQKQPLNFTKTAKANPTIEVNEAEHYQTIDGFGFCLTGGSAQLLMQMTPASRTQLLKELFDTEGNHIGISYLRVSIGASDLNPFVFSYDDLPAGQTDSSLTKFDLGPDKKDVIPVLKEILKINPKLGILGSPWSAPTWMKTNGDTKGGSLKPDCQGVYARYLVKYIQSMKANGIHISAITVQNEPLHPGNNPSMYMPAPEQAEFVKNHLGPAFNAAKLDTKIIIYDHNADKPEYPISILNDAAAAKYIDGSAFHLYGGTIDALSTVHNAHPDKNLYFTEQWMGAPANFRDFRDHIRDLTIGATRNWCRTVLEWNLAADPQNNPHTDRGGCDRCLGAITLDKDNVLRNPAYYVAAHSAKFIRPGSMRIQSNLPADLPNVAFKTPDGKKVLVVINTGKETQNFNIKYKNQQVSTHLNSGSVATYVWK; this is encoded by the coding sequence ATGTTTAAATTAAAACACGCTTTACTGGCTACGGTACTTACTACCATTACAGCCAGTACTTTTTCGCAACAGAAGAGCAATGCGGTAGATAGCTGGCTTACCACAGCCGACAATGCCACGTTGTTTGTACACCAAAAACAACCGCTTAATTTTACCAAAACGGCTAAAGCTAACCCAACTATTGAGGTAAACGAAGCTGAACATTACCAAACCATTGATGGCTTTGGCTTTTGTTTAACTGGCGGCAGCGCCCAGTTGCTGATGCAAATGACACCAGCCAGCCGCACACAACTACTTAAAGAATTGTTTGATACCGAAGGCAATCACATTGGCATTAGCTACCTACGAGTTTCTATTGGTGCTTCTGACTTAAATCCTTTCGTATTCTCGTATGATGATTTACCAGCCGGGCAGACGGATTCATCGTTAACCAAGTTTGATTTAGGACCTGATAAGAAAGATGTAATTCCGGTATTAAAAGAAATCTTAAAGATTAATCCGAAGCTAGGTATTTTGGGTTCACCCTGGTCGGCACCAACCTGGATGAAAACTAATGGCGATACCAAAGGTGGCAGCTTAAAGCCCGATTGCCAGGGTGTGTACGCCCGTTACCTGGTAAAATATATCCAGAGCATGAAAGCTAATGGCATTCACATCAGTGCTATTACGGTACAAAACGAACCGCTGCACCCTGGTAATAACCCCAGCATGTATATGCCAGCACCAGAACAGGCCGAATTTGTAAAAAACCACTTAGGCCCGGCGTTTAATGCTGCTAAGCTGGATACCAAGATTATTATTTATGACCATAATGCTGACAAGCCAGAATATCCGATCTCCATCTTGAATGATGCGGCAGCAGCTAAATATATTGATGGTTCGGCTTTTCACTTGTACGGAGGTACTATTGATGCGTTATCTACCGTGCATAATGCACACCCTGACAAAAACCTGTACTTTACGGAGCAATGGATGGGCGCACCTGCTAATTTCCGCGACTTCCGGGATCACATTCGCGACCTGACTATTGGCGCTACCCGCAACTGGTGCCGTACCGTACTAGAATGGAACTTAGCTGCCGACCCGCAAAATAACCCGCACACCGACCGTGGTGGTTGCGACCGGTGCCTGGGTGCTATTACTTTAGATAAAGATAATGTACTGCGCAACCCAGCCTATTATGTAGCAGCGCACTCCGCTAAGTTTATTCGTCCGGGTTCCATGCGTATACAATCAAACCTGCCTGCCGATTTACCTAACGTAGCTTTTAAAACACCTGATGGTAAGAAAGTGCTGGTGGTTATTAATACAGGTAAAGAAACCCAAAACTTCAACATTAAATACAAAAACCAGCAGGTAAGCACTCACTTGAATAGTGGTTCGGTTGCTACTTACGTGTGGAAGTAA
- a CDS encoding aldo/keto reductase, producing the protein MEFVRFGNTGMTVSRICLGTMTYGTPTERWPWALNEEQSRPFIQKALELGINFFDTADVYTAGASEEVVGRALKDFAKRDEVVLATKVYNPMGPGPNDKGLSRKHIMSAIDASLKRLGTDYVDLYQIHRWDYDTPIEETMEALHDVVKAGKARYIGASSMYSWQFAQAQYTADLHGWTRFVSMQPHYNLIYREEEREMIPFCQDQKIAIIPWSPLARGLLTGKRSKERNETERAKTDAFGKSLYGQDSDFDIVNRVSEIAEQRGLPNAQIALAWMLSKPYITSPIVGASKPGHLEDAVAAVSVKLSDEEVKQLEELYQPHPVLGFQ; encoded by the coding sequence ATGGAATTTGTGAGATTTGGAAATACAGGCATGACGGTTTCCAGGATATGCCTGGGAACCATGACCTATGGTACGCCAACCGAACGTTGGCCATGGGCACTGAACGAGGAGCAAAGTCGCCCGTTTATTCAAAAAGCGTTGGAGCTGGGTATCAACTTTTTTGATACGGCCGATGTGTACACCGCTGGCGCCAGCGAAGAAGTAGTAGGCCGGGCATTAAAAGATTTTGCCAAACGTGATGAGGTGGTGCTGGCGACCAAGGTATATAACCCTATGGGGCCAGGGCCTAATGATAAAGGCTTATCACGCAAGCACATCATGAGTGCCATTGATGCCAGTTTAAAGCGCCTAGGTACTGATTATGTGGATTTGTACCAGATACACCGTTGGGATTACGATACCCCCATTGAAGAAACGATGGAAGCCTTGCACGATGTAGTAAAAGCCGGTAAGGCGCGCTACATTGGCGCTTCATCTATGTACAGCTGGCAGTTTGCGCAGGCACAATACACTGCTGATTTACATGGCTGGACACGCTTTGTATCTATGCAACCGCATTATAATTTAATTTACCGGGAAGAGGAACGGGAGATGATCCCATTCTGCCAGGATCAGAAGATTGCGATTATCCCGTGGTCGCCATTAGCACGCGGACTGCTGACTGGCAAACGCAGTAAAGAGCGTAACGAAACAGAACGTGCTAAAACAGATGCTTTCGGTAAAAGCCTGTACGGTCAGGATTCAGATTTTGACATTGTAAACCGCGTCAGCGAAATAGCTGAACAACGCGGCTTACCGAATGCTCAGATTGCCTTAGCCTGGATGCTGAGCAAGCCTTACATTACATCTCCTATTGTAGGCGCCAGCAAGCCCGGCCACCTGGAAGATGCCGTAGCCGCTGTGTCGGTCAAATTATCTGATGAGGAGGTTAAGCAATTAGAAGAGTTGTACCAGCCACACCCGGTACTGGGCTTTCAATAG
- a CDS encoding phosphatidylserine decarboxylase family protein — protein MTFHKEGYTSMALCILVIFILNALVHFYYPESIYLKWIVYGISALLFIVILQFFRSPRFAINTHETQVLCPADGKVVVIEEVEEPEFFQDKRIQISVFMSPINVHVNRNPISGIVKYFKYHPGKYLVAWHPKSSTDNERTTIAIENSAGLTVLFRQIAGAMARRIVWYVKEGQEVEQGQQFGFIKFGSRVDIFLPLGSQVLVNLGDKVKGGRTMLAELPEAV, from the coding sequence ATGACTTTTCATAAAGAAGGATATACCTCAATGGCTCTGTGCATACTGGTTATCTTTATACTTAATGCCCTGGTACATTTTTATTATCCGGAATCGATTTATCTGAAATGGATAGTATATGGTATATCAGCCTTGCTGTTTATTGTAATTCTACAATTTTTCCGTAGTCCGCGTTTTGCCATTAACACGCATGAAACCCAAGTGTTATGCCCTGCTGATGGTAAAGTGGTAGTGATTGAAGAAGTAGAAGAGCCGGAGTTCTTTCAGGATAAACGTATCCAGATTTCGGTTTTTATGTCGCCTATCAACGTGCACGTAAATCGTAACCCAATATCAGGCATAGTTAAGTACTTTAAATATCATCCGGGAAAATATCTGGTGGCTTGGCACCCTAAATCATCAACCGATAACGAGCGTACTACCATTGCTATTGAAAACAGCGCGGGCTTAACCGTACTGTTCCGCCAGATAGCGGGTGCTATGGCCCGCCGTATTGTATGGTACGTAAAAGAGGGACAGGAAGTAGAGCAAGGCCAGCAATTCGGCTTTATCAAATTTGGTTCGAGGGTAGATATTTTCTTACCTTTAGGTTCGCAGGTATTGGTTAACCTGGGCGATAAAGTAAAAGGCGGGCGTACCATGCTGGCCGAATTACCTGAAGCAGTTTAA
- a CDS encoding thioredoxin family protein encodes MKNLFIILLLLTSGLTKAQPFKGIKFEHGLTWAQIKAKARQQNKYIFLDAYTSDCVPCKVMAKEVFPQQKVGDFFNANFINVSVQLDVSKRDNPEIKRWYRDARLIKATYPIHAYPTFLFLNPQGDLVHTQEGAILNPDEFIAKAQSALNPITQYATLKKQYEQGKRDSTFLLTLSCAALQANDWKFIPTITNTYLATQNNLLTDENLKFVLAGTTKSTDPGFNILRRSGTQADAVLGKGKSAEKVRNIVFQEVVFPEVMQDGKITDLGWGMAMYSGQAVENVNWADVKTKLDAQYPDLSEAVLLSSKPTYYQFIHNWPRFCQSVTAYLASPYADGLNPDYLSSYAENVFRSTDDTTCLKTALSWCDKLLVGAGTHNVGYLYTYSHLQYKLGKKEEAITAMEKAYKAAVKGQNEVLATELDKMKKGEKTW; translated from the coding sequence ATGAAAAACCTTTTTATCATTCTGCTACTGCTTACTAGCGGTTTAACTAAAGCACAGCCATTTAAAGGAATTAAGTTTGAACACGGCCTTACCTGGGCACAAATCAAAGCCAAAGCCCGTCAGCAAAACAAGTACATTTTTTTGGATGCTTACACCAGTGATTGCGTACCCTGTAAAGTAATGGCGAAAGAAGTTTTTCCGCAACAAAAGGTAGGAGATTTTTTTAACGCGAACTTCATCAACGTATCTGTTCAGTTAGATGTATCAAAAAGAGATAACCCTGAAATAAAACGTTGGTACCGGGATGCCAGGCTTATTAAGGCAACGTACCCTATTCATGCTTATCCTACTTTCTTGTTTTTAAACCCGCAAGGGGATTTGGTACACACACAGGAAGGTGCAATCCTGAACCCTGATGAATTTATAGCCAAAGCACAATCAGCATTAAACCCGATAACACAATACGCTACACTCAAGAAGCAATATGAACAGGGTAAAAGAGATTCCACTTTTTTATTAACCCTTAGCTGTGCTGCTTTACAAGCTAACGATTGGAAATTTATACCAACTATAACCAATACCTACCTGGCTACACAAAATAACCTGCTCACCGATGAAAACTTGAAGTTTGTTTTGGCCGGAACTACTAAAAGCACTGATCCTGGCTTTAATATTTTACGCCGTAGCGGTACTCAGGCTGATGCCGTTTTAGGTAAAGGTAAAAGCGCCGAAAAAGTTAGAAATATTGTATTTCAGGAAGTAGTTTTTCCAGAGGTAATGCAGGATGGTAAAATAACCGACCTTGGTTGGGGAATGGCTATGTATTCTGGTCAAGCGGTTGAAAATGTAAATTGGGCTGATGTAAAAACTAAATTAGATGCACAATACCCAGATTTGTCAGAAGCTGTTTTACTATCGTCTAAACCTACTTACTACCAATTTATACATAACTGGCCCAGGTTCTGTCAATCAGTTACTGCTTACCTGGCTTCTCCTTATGCAGATGGCCTTAACCCTGACTATTTAAGTTCTTACGCCGAAAACGTTTTCCGCTCAACTGATGATACTACTTGCTTAAAAACTGCTTTATCTTGGTGTGATAAACTACTGGTAGGGGCTGGCACTCATAACGTAGGCTATCTATATACCTATAGCCACTTGCAATATAAACTTGGCAAAAAAGAAGAAGCCATCACCGCGATGGAAAAAGCCTATAAAGCTGCGGTAAAAGGACAAAATGAAGTATTAGCCACCGAATTGGATAAAATGAAAAAAGGCGAAAAGACGTGGTAA
- a CDS encoding PAS domain-containing sensor histidine kinase produces the protein MKNISSNLFHHIGCLSKDAYFIFNTAHNCFHYLNPAFEKIWELPINQVELNPSILLDIIHPEDRGYVQDCYADALQSAQEHKFEFRICPASGQEKYLQLSLYPLDADYGTNSIAGIARDITVLQNNVLYAERINGRKNSMLHILAHDLKGPMGTMDVLAASIKSGLEEEKTENLLQSVEFIQELCQRNISLIRNVIDLEFLESPEVGLHKERVDLVWSINDVLNTYKNSEDIIRKKFTLTSSAEKIYVQIDNLKIIQAFNNLLSNAIKFTPANGLIEVHIQEQHPWVILTVRDNGIGIPDHLQPYIFDKFTKARRLGLNGEETTGLGMSIIKTIVELHGGRIWLESKENMGTAFYIELPML, from the coding sequence ATGAAGAATATTTCGTCTAACTTATTTCATCATATTGGCTGTCTTTCTAAAGATGCTTATTTCATTTTCAATACTGCTCATAACTGTTTTCACTATCTTAATCCAGCTTTTGAAAAAATATGGGAGCTGCCTATAAATCAAGTAGAACTTAATCCATCTATACTTTTAGACATCATTCATCCGGAAGATCGGGGTTATGTTCAGGATTGCTATGCGGATGCCCTGCAATCGGCACAGGAACATAAATTCGAGTTCAGAATTTGCCCAGCAAGCGGGCAGGAAAAGTATCTTCAGCTTAGCCTTTACCCGCTCGATGCAGATTACGGTACCAATTCAATAGCGGGTATTGCGCGTGATATAACAGTGCTGCAAAATAATGTGCTGTATGCCGAAAGAATTAACGGCCGTAAAAATTCCATGCTGCATATTCTTGCCCATGATTTGAAAGGCCCTATGGGTACGATGGACGTATTGGCTGCATCTATTAAAAGCGGCCTTGAGGAGGAAAAAACTGAAAACCTATTACAATCCGTAGAATTTATTCAGGAACTATGCCAGCGCAACATCAGCCTGATACGCAACGTGATTGACCTTGAATTTTTAGAATCGCCTGAGGTTGGTTTGCACAAGGAAAGGGTTGACCTGGTTTGGTCTATCAATGATGTTTTAAATACCTACAAAAATTCGGAAGACATTATTCGGAAAAAATTCACGCTAACCTCCTCTGCCGAAAAAATATATGTGCAGATTGATAATTTAAAAATTATACAGGCATTTAACAATTTACTATCTAATGCCATCAAATTCACACCGGCAAATGGTTTAATTGAGGTGCATATTCAAGAACAGCATCCATGGGTAATCCTTACGGTGCGCGATAATGGTATTGGCATTCCCGATCATCTGCAACCTTACATATTCGATAAATTTACCAAGGCAAGGCGGTTGGGCTTAAACGGGGAAGAAACTACCGGGCTGGGCATGTCTATCATTAAAACGATTGTTGAACTGCATGGCGGAAGAATATGGCTAGAGAGTAAAGAAAATATGGGAACCGCTTTTTACATAGAACTGCCCATGCTTTAA
- a CDS encoding GAF domain-containing protein has product MPQKELERIAAVNRFLKLELSKEKELQEIVKLAAEICGTPTALLTLIDEETQYIKLKQAFDFDTTTRRDAFCNHVIDQYEVMVVPDALEDERFINNPLVTGNPNIRFYAGSPLTTQDGQNLGSLCVIDQAPKELSSIQQLMLKALSKQAIQLMEFDASLQILKEQYTEAKRAEIELRSFFESSIDCHLLLGKDFEILTFNKAWENYVKSAYGLTLERGKSMTHYLNPDNLGVFYKDYTKALRGTAVFAERKIKQHNSHHWRLSKFEPAFDSTGEIIGVSVNSTDVTSKIEQRALLDAQNESLREIAFIQSHELRRPVASILGLMQILEMDGHTSQIKELELMQHAVQELDEKIRIVVNYTDNSSSSLSA; this is encoded by the coding sequence ATGCCTCAAAAAGAGTTAGAACGTATTGCTGCTGTAAACCGGTTTTTAAAACTAGAGTTAAGCAAAGAAAAGGAATTACAAGAGATTGTAAAGCTTGCTGCTGAAATTTGCGGTACACCAACAGCCCTGCTTACGTTGATTGATGAGGAAACGCAATACATCAAATTAAAACAAGCTTTTGATTTTGATACCACAACCCGTCGTGATGCATTTTGCAATCATGTAATTGATCAGTATGAGGTTATGGTAGTACCTGATGCACTTGAGGATGAACGCTTTATTAACAATCCCTTAGTAACGGGCAACCCCAATATCCGTTTTTATGCCGGCTCTCCATTAACCACGCAAGACGGGCAGAACTTGGGAAGCTTATGCGTAATTGACCAAGCACCTAAAGAGTTGAGCAGCATTCAGCAGCTAATGTTGAAAGCTCTTTCTAAACAGGCTATTCAGCTAATGGAATTTGATGCCAGCCTACAAATTCTGAAAGAGCAATATACGGAGGCAAAACGAGCAGAAATTGAACTTCGGTCTTTTTTTGAAAGTTCAATTGATTGCCATTTGCTTTTAGGAAAAGATTTTGAAATATTAACTTTTAATAAAGCCTGGGAAAATTATGTAAAATCAGCTTATGGGTTAACGCTGGAAAGAGGTAAATCCATGACGCATTACTTAAATCCTGACAACTTAGGCGTTTTTTATAAAGATTATACTAAAGCATTAAGAGGGACGGCCGTTTTTGCTGAAAGAAAAATCAAACAGCATAACAGTCACCATTGGCGCCTTTCCAAGTTTGAACCAGCGTTTGACAGCACCGGTGAAATTATTGGCGTATCAGTCAACTCTACTGATGTTACCTCGAAAATTGAACAAAGAGCCCTATTGGATGCACAGAACGAATCGCTCCGGGAAATTGCTTTTATTCAATCTCATGAGTTACGTCGTCCCGTAGCTTCCATTCTGGGCTTAATGCAAATTTTGGAAATGGATGGGCATACCTCTCAGATTAAAGAACTGGAACTTATGCAGCACGCTGTACAAGAACTAGATGAGAAGATCAGAATAGTAGTTAATTATACTGACAATTCATCATCCAGCCTGAGTGCCTAA
- a CDS encoding phosphatidate cytidylyltransferase: MKTRAITGLFFIAVMLGSFFAGHYVFAAFYLLLSLLCLQEFYKLVKQAGINPNVGAGILNAGLLYVAFALLSYSSDPTNVGFTFPVNKLVFLLPVTMGSILALELFKEQPNPFTHIAYTFWGIIFAVVPFCFFHALAYVGHSGFNFHIPLAFMLMLWANDTGAYLTGRWLGRTKLFERHSPKKTWEGFIGGVLISAVVAFIISRYYPEMSWRNWVSMAIIIGVVGTTGDLVESMFKRSINIKDSGGILPGHGGLLDRFDGLLLACPVVFAYLYFVLN, translated from the coding sequence ATGAAAACACGTGCTATAACTGGGCTATTTTTTATAGCTGTAATGCTGGGTTCTTTTTTTGCCGGGCATTACGTATTTGCTGCTTTTTACCTGTTGCTGAGCTTACTTTGCTTGCAGGAGTTTTATAAACTGGTTAAGCAAGCTGGTATCAACCCCAATGTGGGTGCTGGTATATTAAATGCAGGGTTACTTTATGTAGCTTTTGCATTGCTAAGCTATAGTTCTGATCCAACCAACGTGGGGTTTACCTTCCCGGTAAACAAACTTGTTTTTTTATTGCCGGTAACTATGGGCAGCATACTGGCCCTTGAACTATTTAAGGAGCAGCCTAACCCATTTACGCATATTGCCTATACTTTTTGGGGTATCATTTTCGCTGTGGTGCCGTTTTGCTTTTTTCATGCACTGGCTTATGTAGGGCATAGTGGTTTTAACTTTCATATCCCGCTAGCTTTTATGCTGATGCTATGGGCTAATGATACCGGGGCTTACTTAACTGGGCGCTGGCTGGGTCGAACCAAATTGTTTGAACGGCATTCGCCCAAAAAAACTTGGGAAGGCTTTATTGGTGGTGTTTTGATAAGCGCGGTAGTAGCTTTTATTATCAGCAGGTACTACCCCGAAATGTCATGGCGCAACTGGGTATCAATGGCTATCATTATAGGTGTGGTAGGCACCACTGGCGATTTAGTAGAATCTATGTTCAAGCGCAGTATTAATATTAAAGATAGCGGCGGCATATTGCCTGGTCATGGCGGCTTGCTGGACCGTTTTGATGGACTATTACTGGCCTGCCCAGTTGTATTTGCTTATTTATACTTTGTGCTGAACTAA
- a CDS encoding putative signal transducing protein codes for MEKNWVKFYTSTDYFKAEIIKQVLIENEIGAVLLNRQASSHRNFGNIEVYIHQEDFSNAIELMVMNQITL; via the coding sequence ATGGAAAAAAACTGGGTTAAATTTTATACATCAACCGACTATTTTAAGGCTGAAATAATTAAACAGGTACTGATTGAAAATGAAATTGGCGCCGTGTTGCTTAATCGCCAAGCCTCTTCGCACCGCAATTTTGGCAACATTGAAGTTTACATTCATCAGGAAGATTTCAGTAACGCCATTGAATTAATGGTGATGAACCAGATTACTTTATGA
- a CDS encoding CPBP family intramembrane glutamic endopeptidase, producing MMTEKPYQRQQMNPALQFVVFLALTVGLIIVGQLLGLAAAYIFYGSDAVKQILHMNISTPQATHALWAIQLLGTTLPIGLIPVLFALIVKEPNAYLKTNINFRPILLMAVLLIMVASTPILQVLINFNQRMVLPQWLKGLEDWMRSSEQMAQKAMMAMLQMNTVWDCIVNVLLIGLLTAFVEELMFRGCLQTILVRWTKSTHAAIWITAALFSAFHMEFFGFLPRLMLGVLFGYFAAWSGSIWPAVWAHFINNGTDVVLVYLYQHKKLAGNPDSPYVFNYSWYILSVLITVALLYAYRAIALNKHQAYLH from the coding sequence ATGATGACAGAAAAGCCATATCAGCGTCAGCAGATGAATCCGGCGCTGCAGTTTGTAGTATTTTTAGCGCTTACCGTAGGGCTGATTATTGTGGGGCAATTGCTCGGACTGGCAGCCGCTTACATTTTTTATGGTTCGGATGCCGTAAAGCAGATTCTGCACATGAACATCTCGACACCGCAGGCTACGCATGCTTTATGGGCCATTCAGCTTTTGGGTACTACGCTGCCTATCGGTTTAATTCCGGTTTTGTTTGCCTTGATTGTAAAAGAGCCTAATGCTTACCTGAAAACCAACATCAACTTTCGGCCTATTTTACTGATGGCCGTATTGCTGATTATGGTTGCCTCTACCCCGATTTTGCAGGTGCTAATTAATTTTAACCAGCGCATGGTACTGCCACAATGGCTGAAAGGGCTGGAAGACTGGATGCGCAGCTCGGAGCAAATGGCACAAAAAGCTATGATGGCTATGCTGCAAATGAATACTGTATGGGATTGTATAGTTAACGTACTGCTGATTGGCCTACTAACGGCTTTTGTAGAAGAACTAATGTTTCGGGGCTGCCTGCAAACTATATTGGTGCGGTGGACGAAAAGCACCCATGCCGCCATTTGGATTACAGCCGCTTTATTCAGTGCTTTCCATATGGAGTTTTTCGGTTTTTTACCCCGCTTAATGCTGGGCGTGCTGTTTGGCTACTTTGCTGCCTGGAGCGGTAGTATATGGCCGGCCGTGTGGGCGCACTTTATAAATAATGGAACTGATGTGGTTTTGGTATACCTGTATCAGCATAAAAAGCTGGCAGGCAACCCGGATAGCCCCTATGTTTTTAATTATAGCTGGTATATTTTAAGTGTGTTAATTACCGTAGCTTTGTTATATGCTTACCGGGCTATTGCCTTGAACAAGCATCAAGCTTACCTGCATTAA